A window from Pseudopipra pipra isolate bDixPip1 chromosome 25, bDixPip1.hap1, whole genome shotgun sequence encodes these proteins:
- the CD34 gene encoding hematopoietic progenitor cell antigen CD34: MLFLGSFRVMKRRQLFWIALCVLELAGNAAGNPTGTPAPTVTDMAEEGNTSGATTGTIGATGATGTASSAKPTPDTAAAAGSLTGIPSSTGSSGEQMSPQTSQAPTVELGTSLETQNMSQSVPTTKSPEAQPSEAAEASGSTVDMKSSPATTEHPPVSAATLPPHTARDSPKPSPLPITCHNVKEVSDTGAICLQLNESTTCKHFLERKGSDLWRAVCQENAHPVPSPCQVKLAKSEVDHHCLLLILSGEKDPAPHMLKESHWEKFGIKSLKWDSVRNHQDFSQKTLIALVTSGLLLAFLGLAGYFLMRRRSWSPAGERLAEDPYYTENGSQGNTMLMTPSQEQPEPQEKPNLNGGTQENGTGQASSKNGHSARQHSPADTEM; the protein is encoded by the exons GCAACGCTGCTGGGAACCCAACAGGGACACCTGCACCCACAGTCACGGACATGGCAGAGGAAGGCAACACCAGTGGGGCAACCACCGGAACCATCGGAGCCACTGGGGCCACTGGAACCGCCAGCAGTGCCAAGCCCACACCAGACACAGCTG CTGCAGCCGGGTCCCTGACAGgcattcccagctccacaggATCCAGTGGGGAGCAGATGAGCCCCCAGACCAGCCAAGCCCCCACAGTAGAACTGGGCACCTCCTTGGAGACACAGAACATGAGCCAAAGTGTCCCCACGACCAAGAGCCCAGAGGCACAGCCCAGTGAGGCAGCAGAGGCCTCGGGGTCCACGGTGGATATGAAGAGCTCTCCTGCCACCACGGAGCACCCTCCTGTCTCAGCTGCCACCCTGCCACCACACACAGCCAGGGACAGCCCAAAG CCCTCCCCTCTTCCCATCACATGCCACAATGTCAAGGAAGTGAGTGACACTGGAGCCATCTGCCTGCAGCTCAACGAGTCCACCACGTGT AAACACTTTTTAGAGAGGAAGGGGTCGGATCTATGGAGAGCAGTGTGTCAAGAGAACGCCCACCCCGTTCCCTCCCCCTGCCAGGTCAAACTCGCCAAGTCTGAGGTGGACCACCACTGTCTGCTCCTCATCCTCAGCGGAGAgaaag ATCCCGCTCCACATATGCTCAAGGAGTCTCACTGGGAAAAG tttggAATAAAATCCCTGAAGTGGGACAGCGTGAGGAACCACCAGGACTTTTCTCAGAAGACCCTGATCGCCTTGGTCACATCTGGACTCCTGCTGGCGTTCCTGGGCTTGGCTGGATACTTCCTGATGAGGCGGCGGAGCTGGAGCCCCGCGGGAGAGAGGCTG GCTGAAGACCCGTATTACACGGAGAACGGTAGCCAGGGCAACACGATGCTGATGACGCCCTCCCAGGAGCAGCCGGAGCCGCAGGAGAAGCCGAACCTCAACGGTGGCACCCAGGAGAACGGGACTGGCCAGGCGTCCTCCAAAAACGGGCACTCGGCccggcagcacagccctgctgacaCCGAGATGTGA